The Bacteroidota bacterium genome includes a region encoding these proteins:
- a CDS encoding M48 family metallopeptidase, whose translation MNKYLLTGVLCIIAQFCIGQTTGDYQRITNKGTLPSEVYTPSTEKYYDEIQLIEADISKQEIKTKQQYYLESGFSIDEMMRSGTVLYNPEYNSYLESIADELLKGDPELRSRVHFYLLRSPVVNAFAGAGGNIFISMGLIAMLDNEAQLAYVMGHEIGHIAREHGLDFYMEATEIDKKSSKNSLLKKSSFDNTMITKNRYSQTLETEADDYGIQTLIRTKYYADTSTLDAVFDVLKYSYLPYENVSFPIEFFEGPHYVISKNLKMDSVKKISGTPETVSAKEANKSTHPSIAERREGVREFMRNVNTDNREPYLISENKFLALRNIARYELPMFYLHNNYFQDAIYSSYLILQKEPGNKYLEKIIAKSLTGLTKFRNSKDDEVYAEKARFETYEGEQQQLYFLLWAMNDVELNVMSLNYTFNLHLKYPEDKEILPICESLVNDLVFYHFNDEHDFYEDKTVSRDSLYTLSNIANPKIKVVISEKSTKKSRKLATVRAKRASTEKIRADKYKKPLLYAYYDYWENKEFRKLWNDAVAERDEREANAKAYKKAGIKYVNKGDTRDYFYASKLGIDKVVVVNPFYRRIDLRKNGGIEYVSGEQGEINYMDILKDNAALLEMDLEIIDPLTLENTDAEKFTDMTELNDWFSEQLDFGNINMPGYNQAMIDSIANKYNTDYFLWTGIISMRDRQNILGPLVYIALSPFFPPLLPYGIYELASPEYEFFYLSLLYNVKTREANVLKFLFLDNNDTRAILNSHTYEMLYEISTEPKNSNNTVTTTTSN comes from the coding sequence ATGAATAAGTATTTATTGACAGGCGTTTTGTGCATTATTGCACAGTTCTGCATTGGTCAGACCACTGGTGACTACCAAAGAATTACAAACAAAGGAACCTTACCTTCTGAAGTGTATACCCCTTCCACTGAAAAATATTACGATGAAATTCAGTTGATAGAAGCGGACATTTCAAAACAAGAAATAAAGACCAAACAACAATACTATTTGGAAAGCGGATTTTCAATCGACGAGATGATGCGAAGCGGAACGGTTTTATATAATCCCGAATACAATTCTTATCTGGAGTCAATTGCAGATGAGTTGTTAAAAGGTGATCCTGAATTACGAAGCAGAGTGCATTTTTATTTGTTGCGTTCACCTGTTGTAAATGCATTTGCAGGCGCGGGTGGAAATATTTTTATCAGTATGGGCTTGATCGCCATGCTCGACAACGAAGCTCAACTCGCTTATGTAATGGGACATGAAATTGGGCATATTGCACGTGAACACGGTCTTGATTTTTATATGGAGGCCACAGAGATTGATAAAAAAAGTTCTAAAAATTCTTTGCTCAAAAAATCCTCTTTCGATAATACCATGATCACCAAAAACAGGTATTCACAAACACTGGAAACGGAGGCGGATGATTACGGTATTCAAACTTTGATCAGAACAAAATATTATGCTGACACTAGTACATTAGATGCTGTATTCGACGTATTAAAATATTCCTATTTACCCTATGAAAATGTAAGTTTCCCAATAGAATTTTTTGAAGGACCTCATTATGTTATTTCAAAGAATTTAAAAATGGATTCCGTAAAAAAGATCAGCGGAACACCGGAAACTGTTTCGGCGAAAGAAGCGAATAAAAGCACGCATCCAAGTATAGCCGAAAGAAGAGAGGGTGTTCGCGAATTCATGCGTAATGTAAATACCGATAATCGCGAACCATATCTGATCTCTGAAAATAAATTTCTTGCATTGCGCAATATAGCAAGATATGAATTGCCGATGTTTTATTTACACAATAATTATTTTCAGGATGCTATTTATTCTTCTTATCTCATCCTCCAAAAAGAACCGGGAAATAAATATCTGGAAAAGATCATTGCAAAATCGCTTACCGGACTTACGAAATTCAGAAACAGTAAGGATGATGAAGTGTATGCTGAAAAAGCCCGTTTCGAAACTTATGAGGGAGAACAACAACAATTATATTTTTTATTGTGGGCGATGAATGATGTGGAATTAAATGTAATGTCGCTGAACTATACCTTTAACTTACATTTAAAATATCCTGAGGATAAAGAAATATTACCAATTTGTGAATCTTTGGTGAACGACCTTGTTTTTTATCATTTTAATGATGAACACGATTTTTATGAGGATAAAACAGTGTCGAGAGATAGTTTATATACCTTATCAAATATCGCAAATCCAAAAATAAAAGTGGTCATTAGTGAAAAGTCCACAAAAAAATCGCGCAAATTAGCTACTGTAAGAGCAAAAAGAGCATCAACGGAAAAAATAAGAGCGGATAAATACAAAAAACCTTTGCTCTACGCTTATTATGATTATTGGGAAAACAAAGAATTCCGTAAGTTATGGAACGATGCAGTAGCTGAACGCGACGAACGGGAAGCAAATGCAAAAGCCTATAAAAAAGCAGGGATAAAATATGTGAACAAAGGAGATACACGCGATTATTTTTATGCCTCCAAACTCGGAATTGATAAAGTAGTGGTGGTAAATCCTTTTTACAGAAGAATAGATCTGCGTAAAAATGGAGGAATAGAATATGTTTCCGGCGAACAGGGAGAAATTAATTATATGGATATCCTGAAAGACAATGCTGCATTATTGGAAATGGATCTTGAAATTATCGACCCTTTAACATTGGAAAATACAGATGCCGAGAAGTTCACTGATATGACGGAGCTTAACGACTGGTTTTCTGAACAACTCGATTTTGGAAATATCAATATGCCGGGATATAATCAGGCCATGATAGATTCCATCGCCAATAAATACAATACCGATTATTTTTTATGGACGGGCATTATTTCCATGCGCGACAGACAAAATATTTTAGGACCATTGGTTTATATTGCATTATCGCCATTCTTCCCGCCTTTATTACCCTATGGCATATATGAATTAGCCTCACCGGAATATGAGTTCTTTTATCTTAGTCTTTTATATAATGTAAAGACACGTGAAGCCAACGTATTAAAATTTTTATTCCTCGACAATAATGATACAAGGGCAATATTAAATTCGCATACTTACGAAATGTTGTATGAGATCTCCACGGAACCAAAAAATTCAAATAACACAGTTACCACAACCACCTCAAATTAA
- a CDS encoding tetratricopeptide repeat protein, translating to MKIKNLIAGILIMSCIPGITQKINTDSLRNVVSLNVKDTNTVVAYRMLAGLVVHQDQQEALEFARKGVELGKEISWNKGIAGCYLNISVAYGFAAKFDSSLIFQDSALIYAYKEKEPKRLALIYLNKADIYMQLRIFDKALQYCDSSSVYAEIANNDDRKARIFQTIGSIYYYQELYDKSVEYYNKALVLYNKINNMAMASIVINNLANIYKHQKNYDLALKNLFSAINIGDSINDLNNMSMYHGNIGDVYMEQNKYTEAERYYSMGLKFALGQRDSNDIARNYSQLADVNLSLNKPELSIPFATNAYNIAKRNLYNEHIASSSDILSRAYYKTGDYKMAFDFLEINRIVNDTLNKQQFNADIIAMQTRFDVTQKEKTIQLLNENAAIQEQLIKRKNSLNYILIAGFILLAISAFTIYNRYTLKQQLKEFQLRNSIAADLHDDIGSTLSSIRMYSDIVNEKIKEQHPDASSLLSIMSESSREMIDNMSDIVWAIKPSNDSFENIADRMFNFASGLCNTHKIELQMPVFKELENIKIGMEERRDLYLIFKEALNNAVKYATATQININFSRSKDILIMSIKDNGIGFDPESKLDRSGGNGLKNMKERAALHNWKLNINSAADKGTEIKLFIHNI from the coding sequence ATGAAAATCAAAAACCTGATCGCCGGAATTTTAATAATGAGTTGTATTCCCGGTATTACTCAGAAGATAAATACAGATAGTTTACGAAATGTGGTATCATTAAATGTAAAGGATACCAATACTGTTGTTGCCTATCGAATGTTGGCAGGTCTAGTGGTACATCAGGATCAGCAGGAAGCATTGGAGTTTGCAAGAAAAGGAGTTGAACTCGGAAAAGAAATTAGCTGGAATAAAGGGATTGCGGGTTGTTATTTAAATATATCGGTGGCTTATGGGTTTGCTGCCAAATTTGATTCTTCATTGATATTTCAGGACTCCGCACTTATTTATGCTTATAAAGAGAAGGAACCTAAACGTTTGGCGCTTATCTATTTAAATAAAGCGGATATATATATGCAGTTGCGAATATTTGATAAGGCACTGCAATATTGTGATTCGTCATCCGTATACGCTGAAATTGCAAATAACGATGATAGAAAAGCACGGATATTTCAAACGATCGGTTCCATATATTATTATCAGGAATTGTATGATAAAAGTGTTGAATATTATAATAAAGCTTTAGTGCTTTATAATAAGATCAATAATATGGCAATGGCCTCAATTGTAATTAATAACCTCGCCAACATCTATAAACATCAAAAAAATTATGATCTCGCATTAAAAAACTTGTTTTCAGCAATTAATATTGGGGATAGTATTAACGATTTGAATAACATGTCGATGTATCATGGCAATATTGGGGATGTTTATATGGAACAAAATAAATATACTGAAGCAGAAAGATATTATTCCATGGGACTTAAATTCGCCCTTGGCCAGCGTGATAGTAATGATATTGCGCGAAACTATTCTCAACTGGCTGACGTGAATTTAAGTTTAAATAAGCCAGAACTGAGTATTCCATTCGCTACAAATGCATATAATATTGCAAAAAGAAATTTATATAACGAACATATTGCCTCCTCCAGCGATATTCTTTCCAGGGCTTATTATAAAACGGGAGATTATAAAATGGCATTCGACTTTCTTGAAATAAACAGAATCGTTAACGATACATTGAATAAACAACAATTCAATGCAGATATTATTGCCATGCAAACGCGATTTGATGTAACACAAAAGGAAAAGACCATTCAATTGTTGAATGAAAATGCTGCAATTCAGGAACAATTGATAAAACGAAAAAACAGTTTAAATTATATTCTTATAGCCGGATTTATTTTGCTGGCTATTTCCGCATTTACCATTTATAACAGGTATACACTAAAGCAACAATTAAAAGAATTTCAATTAAGAAACAGTATTGCCGCAGATCTGCATGATGATATCGGATCAACATTAAGCAGCATACGAATGTATAGTGATATTGTGAATGAAAAAATCAAAGAACAACATCCGGACGCATCTTCTCTTTTATCTATTATGAGCGAAAGCTCCAGGGAAATGATCGATAATATGAGTGATATAGTTTGGGCTATTAAACCATCAAACGATTCTTTTGAAAACATTGCAGATAGAATGTTCAATTTCGCTTCCGGCTTATGTAATACGCACAAAATTGAATTGCAAATGCCTGTATTTAAAGAATTGGAAAATATAAAAATAGGAATGGAAGAGCGACGTGATCTATATCTTATTTTTAAGGAGGCTCTTAATAATGCTGTTAAATATGCTACGGCTACTCAGATAAATATCAATTTTTCAAGATCAAAAGATATATTGATCATGTCGATAAAGGATAATGGTATTGGATTTGATCCGGAATCTAAACTTGATAGGTCGG
- a CDS encoding CBS domain-containing protein: MQFVNALLNDIEALEQMVNDHAFDGDIERIGAEQEICIVNEEWKPANNSLEILADINDPCFTTELAKYNLEINLHPIELKAGCFLAIEKDLSEKFFRAQRSAEKLNSKLVLAGILPTISRNEITLDYLTPLDRYHHLSKKLRNLRGRKFDLYLKGVDEIHIRHDSIMFEACNTSFQSHLQINPEDFVPAYNWALAISAPVLAVTSNSPLLLGKELWSEIRIALFQQSIDTRHSIDEFREQRPRVTFGKDWIYKSITEIYKEDITRFEVLMPAEINENSLEDLKNNKIPELKALRLHNGTVYRWNRMCYGISDNKPHLRIENRYVPAGPTIQDEIANMAFWIGLMKARPENTKKIWEHFDFKDVKSNFFKAARAGIESVFIWRDKAISAKDLILNELLPLAHEGLKISGIPDEEIFLYLGIIEKRLHTNTGAQWQVNNFRKLKKEINVSDAVKVITESMHAYQQMNTPVCNWDSIDTIKAVKHQISNMTIIKQLMSTDVLTVYPDDPIALVKNIMMWNDVNHLIIEDKKGKLMGVITSGHLKELYEAQENTDSIPVKKLMRKEILTITPDTAIEDALKIMQDHWISSLPVVQDNKLMGIITKKDMMRWLALKGT; this comes from the coding sequence ATGCAATTTGTAAATGCATTACTCAACGACATTGAAGCATTAGAACAAATGGTTAATGATCATGCATTTGACGGAGATATTGAAAGAATAGGTGCTGAACAGGAGATCTGTATTGTTAATGAAGAATGGAAACCTGCCAATAATTCTTTGGAAATATTGGCGGATATTAATGATCCTTGTTTTACAACTGAACTTGCAAAATACAACCTTGAAATAAATTTACACCCTATTGAATTAAAGGCCGGTTGTTTTTTAGCCATTGAAAAAGATCTTTCAGAAAAATTTTTCCGGGCACAAAGATCTGCAGAAAAATTAAATTCAAAACTCGTTTTGGCGGGAATATTACCTACAATTTCGAGAAATGAAATTACACTTGATTATTTAACTCCACTTGACCGCTATCATCATTTAAGTAAAAAATTGCGCAATTTACGTGGAAGAAAATTCGACCTGTATTTAAAAGGGGTGGATGAAATTCATATTCGTCATGATAGTATCATGTTTGAAGCCTGCAATACAAGTTTTCAATCACATTTGCAGATAAATCCCGAAGATTTTGTGCCGGCTTATAATTGGGCTTTAGCAATTTCGGCGCCGGTATTAGCAGTAACTTCTAATTCCCCTTTATTATTGGGAAAAGAATTATGGAGTGAAATTCGCATCGCATTATTTCAACAAAGTATTGATACACGACATAGCATTGATGAATTCAGAGAACAACGCCCAAGAGTTACTTTCGGAAAAGATTGGATCTATAAATCTATAACAGAAATTTACAAAGAAGATATAACTCGTTTTGAAGTATTAATGCCTGCAGAAATAAATGAAAATTCATTGGAGGATCTTAAAAATAATAAGATACCGGAATTGAAAGCATTGCGTTTGCATAATGGTACCGTTTACCGTTGGAATCGAATGTGTTATGGCATTTCTGATAATAAACCACATTTACGTATTGAGAACAGATATGTTCCCGCAGGGCCTACTATTCAGGATGAAATTGCCAATATGGCATTCTGGATCGGCTTGATGAAAGCCAGACCTGAAAACACAAAAAAAATATGGGAACACTTTGATTTTAAGGATGTAAAATCCAACTTTTTTAAAGCGGCCCGTGCAGGAATTGAAAGTGTTTTTATTTGGAGGGATAAAGCAATATCTGCAAAAGATCTAATATTAAATGAATTATTGCCACTTGCACATGAAGGTTTAAAGATTTCAGGAATTCCGGATGAGGAAATATTTTTATACCTCGGCATTATAGAAAAAAGGTTACATACTAATACAGGCGCACAATGGCAGGTAAATAATTTTCGCAAATTAAAAAAAGAAATAAATGTAAGTGATGCCGTAAAGGTGATCACCGAAAGTATGCACGCATATCAACAAATGAATACTCCTGTTTGCAATTGGGATTCAATAGATACTATAAAGGCCGTGAAACATCAAATAAGTAACATGACCATTATCAAACAACTTATGAGCACCGATGTTTTAACAGTGTATCCTGACGATCCGATAGCTTTGGTAAAAAATATTATGATGTGGAACGACGTAAACCATTTAATTATAGAAGATAAAAAAGGGAAATTAATGGGTGTAATTACTTCCGGACATTTAAAAGAATTATACGAAGCGCAGGAAAATACAGATTCCATTCCCGTTAAAAAATTAATGCGCAAAGAAATACTCACCATCACTCCCGACACCGCAATTGAAGACGCATTAAAAATTATGCAAGACCACTGGATCAGCAGTTTACCGGTTGTGCAGGATAATAAATTGATGGGCATAATTACGAAGAAAGATATGATGAGGTGGCTTGCTTTAAAGGGGACATAG
- a CDS encoding T9SS type A sorting domain-containing protein has product MKKNLIFGISCLIITQMYAQVSAVKLPFYGYDYLATVNEKLLFFANDGTNPEDYELWSSDGTEAGTVLVKDINPGTSGSILDNSYWGPQYTDRMPVVFNNELYFLAYDFAHGMEIWKTDGTEAGTHILKDINPGPYGFFDPEFNYPYFTELDGELFFAANDGTHGFELWKTDGSEGGTEMVKDISVDGIYGSNPEHLINFNGTLIFTARDDVYGYEIYKSDGTGAGTMIIKDIVPGINGAMNNGYASSIDPQFTVIDNYLYFTGRIDETLPVLYYLYRTDGTAAGTITLNNTLQNVTGFTNFNDDCYFYAFDGDYYNSAFWKSDGTPGGTEIIETDNEIQAMFTSRSIYNKNGSLYFYGNAEGFTKYGLCKSDGTTAGTSMIYELEGLGSVPEISNFNSEDDRPEFYCRALVKVSDFAMQNRIMQCSGSAASTIIYPGASPFRTTAFLDGDVYFFGIDTTGDENWGLFKLEPMLVENIVGSNSFDPLSIYPNPTSDNIFITLPDNIKNGEYVVYDMNGKKVIDQQNFSGDDLTLTTRSLDNGLYFIQLRTAENSYSGSFMILKE; this is encoded by the coding sequence ATGAAAAAAAATCTGATTTTTGGAATTTCCTGTTTAATAATCACACAAATGTATGCACAGGTCAGTGCTGTTAAATTACCGTTTTATGGATACGACTATTTAGCCACGGTAAACGAAAAATTATTATTTTTTGCAAACGATGGCACAAATCCGGAAGATTACGAATTGTGGTCGAGCGACGGAACTGAAGCAGGAACAGTTTTGGTGAAAGATATTAATCCGGGAACAAGCGGAAGTATTTTGGATAATAGTTATTGGGGGCCACAATATACCGATCGTATGCCGGTAGTTTTTAATAATGAATTATATTTTCTTGCCTACGACTTTGCTCATGGTATGGAAATTTGGAAAACGGATGGCACGGAGGCCGGAACACACATATTAAAGGATATTAATCCCGGCCCTTATGGATTTTTTGATCCGGAATTTAATTATCCTTATTTTACCGAATTGGATGGGGAATTATTTTTTGCCGCCAACGACGGCACTCACGGATTTGAACTCTGGAAAACCGATGGAAGCGAAGGTGGCACTGAAATGGTAAAAGATATTTCGGTGGATGGAATTTATGGATCTAATCCCGAACATCTGATAAATTTTAACGGCACTTTAATTTTTACCGCACGTGATGATGTTTATGGATATGAAATTTATAAAAGTGATGGAACCGGTGCCGGAACAATGATCATAAAAGATATAGTTCCGGGAATAAATGGCGCGATGAATAATGGATATGCCAGCAGTATCGATCCTCAATTTACTGTGATTGATAACTATTTATATTTTACCGGTAGAATAGATGAAACATTACCTGTTTTATATTATTTATACCGAACTGATGGAACAGCAGCCGGAACTATAACTTTAAATAATACCTTGCAAAATGTTACCGGGTTTACAAACTTTAACGACGACTGTTATTTTTATGCCTTTGATGGTGATTATTATAATTCTGCTTTTTGGAAAAGTGATGGAACACCTGGTGGAACGGAGATTATAGAAACAGATAATGAAATTCAGGCCATGTTTACCTCCAGATCTATTTACAATAAAAATGGATCATTATATTTTTACGGAAATGCAGAAGGATTTACTAAATATGGATTATGCAAAAGTGATGGCACCACTGCAGGAACTTCTATGATATATGAACTGGAAGGATTAGGTTCTGTTCCTGAAATTTCAAATTTTAACAGCGAAGATGACCGACCCGAATTTTATTGCCGTGCACTCGTAAAAGTTTCGGACTTTGCAATGCAAAATCGCATTATGCAGTGCAGTGGATCAGCAGCATCAACAATTATTTATCCGGGAGCTTCTCCATTCAGAACAACCGCATTTTTGGATGGTGATGTATATTTTTTTGGTATAGACACTACCGGGGATGAAAATTGGGGTTTATTTAAATTGGAGCCTATGCTTGTAGAAAATATAGTAGGTTCAAATTCTTTTGATCCATTATCTATTTATCCAAATCCAACTTCCGATAATATATTCATCACCCTGCCTGATAATATTAAAAATGGCGAATATGTTGTTTATGATATGAATGGAAAAAAAGTAATAGACCAACAAAATTTTTCAGGTGATGATTTAACTTTGACAACAAGGAGCCTCGATAATGGATTGTATTTTATTCAGTTACGGACAGCTGAAAATTCGTATTCCGGTTCATTTATGATATTAAAAGAATAA
- a CDS encoding S9 family peptidase, whose translation MKNYLLIATACLTMISCKTKSEPEEVVQGPGKVTYPGTLTTDSSSNYFGTTVNDPYRWLEAEANEDSAVRNWVTAENDITGDYLAQIPYREQLKTRLAELVNYPKMGVPYRSGKYYFYTKHDGVQNQSVSYYREGLEGPEKVFIDPNKLSEGGTLVQNFAGFSNDRKYLAITESGAGSDWSNILVKDVAKNEYLTDKLEWTKFSGAAWVGDGFYYSAYDKPSKTFTGNSINQKVFFHKLGTPQSTDKLIYKDPKNPTFYLGAQTTEDERYLFINISPGTSGSSILWKDLRIPNDNFKTLFEGFENEYTVLDNDDDKLIVFTNHNAPNYKVVQVDPKNPEPENWKVIIAEQDEILSNVSLAGGKIFASYLKDVRPVVFQFSRTGKAERQITLPNDGIGGNVAGFNGEKDDEFVFFSFTTFLSPADIYKYDIKSGKLDLYKKSEIKFDASGYEMKQVFYSSKDGTKVPMFIVHKKGIELDGKNPCLLYGYGGFNIALPPNFNTARLAMLEQGFVYAVANIRGGSEYGEAWHEAAMFEKKQNVFDDFIAAAEYLINKGYTSNTKLAISGRSNGGLLVGACMTQRPDLYAVALPGVGVMDMLRYHKFTVGHGWITEYGCADSSAEAFNYLHKYSPLHNLKAGTKYPATLVTTADHDDRVVPGHSFKYAAALQAAQAPDGAPCLIRIDTEAGHGAGKPLAKIIQEDADWISFTMWNVGIKHLTLKDKP comes from the coding sequence ATGAAAAACTATTTATTAATCGCTACAGCATGTTTAACAATGATCTCCTGTAAAACCAAAAGTGAACCGGAGGAAGTGGTTCAGGGTCCCGGAAAGGTGACTTATCCCGGAACTTTAACAACTGACTCTTCATCTAATTATTTTGGAACCACAGTTAACGATCCATATCGTTGGTTGGAAGCTGAAGCAAATGAAGATTCTGCTGTGCGAAACTGGGTAACTGCCGAAAATGATATTACCGGCGATTATCTTGCGCAAATTCCATATCGCGAACAGTTAAAAACACGCCTTGCCGAATTGGTTAATTATCCTAAAATGGGAGTTCCTTACAGATCGGGAAAATATTATTTTTATACTAAACACGATGGTGTTCAAAACCAAAGTGTATCATATTATCGCGAAGGATTAGAAGGCCCGGAAAAAGTATTTATCGATCCGAATAAATTATCGGAAGGTGGAACTTTGGTGCAGAATTTTGCTGGATTTTCCAACGACAGAAAATATCTTGCAATTACAGAGAGCGGAGCAGGAAGCGACTGGAGTAATATATTGGTTAAAGATGTTGCAAAAAATGAATATTTAACTGACAAATTGGAATGGACAAAATTTAGTGGTGCTGCCTGGGTTGGTGATGGATTTTATTATAGTGCATACGATAAACCGAGCAAAACATTTACAGGAAACAGTATCAATCAAAAAGTGTTTTTTCATAAATTAGGAACTCCGCAATCTACAGATAAATTAATTTATAAGGATCCTAAAAATCCGACTTTTTATTTGGGAGCACAAACAACCGAAGACGAACGTTATTTGTTTATTAATATTAGTCCTGGCACTTCAGGAAGTTCAATTTTATGGAAAGACCTTCGAATTCCAAATGATAATTTTAAAACCTTATTTGAAGGATTTGAAAATGAATACACTGTTTTGGATAATGATGATGATAAATTAATTGTTTTCACCAATCACAATGCACCAAATTATAAAGTGGTTCAGGTTGATCCAAAAAATCCGGAACCTGAAAACTGGAAAGTGATTATCGCCGAACAGGATGAAATATTAAGTAATGTTTCTTTAGCAGGGGGAAAAATATTTGCGTCCTATTTAAAAGATGTTCGCCCAGTGGTATTCCAATTTTCCAGAACAGGAAAGGCGGAACGTCAGATCACATTACCCAACGATGGAATTGGAGGAAATGTTGCTGGATTTAATGGTGAAAAAGATGATGAATTCGTATTCTTTTCCTTTACTACTTTTCTTTCTCCGGCCGACATTTATAAATATGATATCAAATCAGGGAAATTAGATCTGTATAAAAAATCTGAAATAAAATTTGATGCTTCCGGTTATGAGATGAAACAAGTATTTTATTCCAGTAAAGATGGTACAAAAGTTCCGATGTTTATCGTGCATAAAAAAGGAATTGAATTAGATGGAAAAAATCCATGTTTATTATATGGTTATGGTGGATTTAATATCGCTCTTCCTCCAAATTTTAATACTGCTCGTTTAGCAATGCTTGAACAAGGATTCGTGTATGCAGTTGCAAATATTCGCGGAGGTTCAGAATATGGTGAAGCCTGGCATGAGGCTGCAATGTTTGAAAAGAAACAAAATGTTTTCGACGATTTTATTGCCGCTGCAGAATATTTAATTAATAAAGGATATACTTCCAATACCAAGCTCGCCATTTCAGGAAGAAGTAACGGCGGATTATTGGTTGGTGCGTGTATGACACAACGTCCCGATCTTTATGCAGTTGCTTTACCGGGTGTTGGTGTTATGGATATGTTGCGTTATCATAAATTTACAGTTGGACATGGCTGGATAACAGAATATGGTTGTGCCGACAGTTCTGCTGAGGCATTTAATTATTTACATAAATATTCGCCACTGCATAATTTAAAAGCAGGAACAAAATATCCTGCAACTTTGGTTACAACAGCCGATCATGACGATCGTGTAGTTCCTGGTCACTCCTTTAAATATGCCGCAGCATTGCAAGCAGCACAGGCTCCTGACGGTGCTCCTTGTTTGATCCGCATTGATACCGAGGCAGGACATGGTGCAGGAAAACCACTTGCAAAAATTATTCAGGAGGATGCCGATTGGATAAGTTTTACCATGTGGAACGTTGGCATCAAACATCTTACATTAAAAGACAAACCGTAA
- the ung gene encoding uracil-DNA glycosylase, producing MDQSEEQSLAKIQIESSWKQKLRKEFFSPYFQQIKHFLESEKQKGQLVYPPGKWIFNAYNLTPFDKVKVVILGQDPYHGPGQAHGLCFSVQRGVKPPPSLVNIFKELKTDLNIDPPQHGSLESWAEQGVFLLNAILTVEKDKPASHQHIGWQNFTDATIQQLNAERRNLVFLLWGNYAQQKASMIDPEKHLILKTTHPSPFSAYNGFLGSKHFSKTNDYLRLHGIDPVDWSIKQG from the coding sequence ATGGATCAATCAGAAGAACAATCACTTGCCAAAATCCAAATTGAATCAAGCTGGAAGCAAAAATTAAGAAAGGAATTTTTTTCGCCTTATTTTCAGCAGATAAAACATTTCCTGGAAAGCGAAAAACAAAAAGGTCAGCTTGTTTATCCTCCCGGCAAATGGATATTCAATGCCTATAATTTAACACCTTTTGACAAAGTAAAAGTGGTAATTCTTGGTCAGGATCCTTACCATGGCCCGGGACAAGCTCATGGTCTATGTTTTAGTGTTCAACGGGGTGTAAAACCACCACCATCCCTTGTAAATATTTTTAAAGAATTAAAAACGGACCTCAATATAGACCCTCCTCAACATGGTTCTTTGGAAAGTTGGGCTGAACAGGGCGTGTTTTTATTGAATGCGATACTCACCGTGGAAAAGGATAAACCCGCCAGTCATCAACATATTGGCTGGCAAAACTTTACAGATGCAACCATTCAGCAACTCAATGCAGAGCGCAGAAATCTTGTTTTTTTGTTATGGGGGAATTACGCCCAACAAAAGGCATCGATGATAGATCCTGAAAAACATTTGATCCTTAAAACCACACATCCCTCTCCCTTTAGTGCTTATAATGGTTTTTTGGGTTCAAAACACTTCAGTAAAACAAATGATTATTTGCGTTTGCATGGTATAGATCCTGTTGATTGGAGTATAAAACAAGGATAA